In Kangiella profundi, one DNA window encodes the following:
- the map gene encoding type I methionyl aminopeptidase, which yields MTITIKTPEEIEKMRVAGRLAAEVLEMIGEHVKKGVTTEELNDICHEHIVKVQGCYPAPLYYGGSPYPVTLDENGQPTAPVRNGGFPKSVCTSVNDVVCHGIPSKKPLRNGDIVNIDVTVIKDGYHGDTSKMFVVGEPTPQAKKLIDTTQEALYLAIDMVKPGVKLGDIGAAIQKYAEGKGYSIVREYCGHGIGATFHEEPQVTHYGRPGTGVELKEGMTFTIEPMVNAGKRFVKHHKKDGWTVMTKDKSLSAQWEHTLLVTADGVEVLTRRSEEPFK from the coding sequence ATGACGATTACTATTAAAACTCCTGAAGAAATTGAAAAAATGCGCGTTGCCGGGCGTCTGGCAGCGGAAGTACTGGAAATGATCGGTGAGCACGTCAAGAAAGGCGTGACTACCGAAGAACTCAATGACATCTGTCATGAGCATATCGTTAAGGTGCAGGGCTGTTACCCTGCGCCCCTATACTACGGTGGCTCACCCTACCCTGTTACTTTAGATGAAAACGGCCAGCCAACGGCTCCTGTGCGCAATGGTGGTTTCCCTAAATCAGTCTGTACTTCGGTTAATGATGTGGTCTGCCACGGTATTCCGAGTAAGAAACCTCTGCGTAATGGCGATATCGTCAATATTGACGTGACCGTGATTAAAGATGGCTACCACGGCGATACCAGCAAGATGTTCGTAGTTGGCGAGCCTACGCCGCAGGCAAAAAAATTAATCGACACCACCCAGGAAGCTCTTTATCTGGCTATTGACATGGTCAAGCCTGGCGTAAAACTGGGCGATATAGGTGCAGCGATTCAGAAGTATGCCGAAGGAAAAGGCTATTCTATCGTGCGAGAATATTGCGGACACGGCATTGGCGCTACCTTCCATGAAGAACCACAGGTCACGCATTACGGCCGTCCTGGTACCGGCGTTGAGCTAAAAGAAGGCATGACCTTCACCATTGAGCCAATGGTAAATGCTGGCAAACGATTCGTTAAACACCATAAAAAAGATGGCTGGACAGTAATGACCAAAGACAAGTCATTGTCAGCGCAATGGGAACATACTTTATTGGTTACTGCTGACGGAGTTGAGGTATTAACTCGCCGTAGCGAAGAGCCTTTCAAATAA
- a CDS encoding phosphatidate cytidylyltransferase, translating into MLKQRIITALVLLPLAIALLFYPGLKVFSLILIPIFGIIAWEWSRLLQTNTFVKTLFIVIVLAALGGIYYWLTQREFFEYPTIPNNWTEVHPFKLLMVSIMAWVVAFVLILLYPKAGRTWLRGPWIRALFGVVFLAAAWLAIVLIRSTDILQNHFYGGWLLLLMFVVIWGADVGAYFFGKTMGRHKLAPVVSPNKTWEGAIGGLVTATVLSTIAAFFIGLSFSLSWFVLLAVILVVVSVIGDLFESMLKRQAGIKDSSQILPGHGGLLDRLDSTLSVAPFFIVALLIFQHGFSLSL; encoded by the coding sequence ATGTTGAAACAAAGAATTATTACTGCGCTAGTGCTTCTACCATTGGCGATTGCACTGCTTTTCTACCCTGGGCTTAAGGTCTTTTCACTAATCCTCATCCCAATCTTCGGTATCATTGCCTGGGAATGGAGCCGCCTGTTACAAACAAATACTTTTGTTAAGACGCTATTTATAGTGATAGTTCTGGCGGCTCTTGGCGGGATTTATTATTGGTTAACTCAACGTGAGTTTTTTGAATACCCCACAATCCCCAACAACTGGACCGAAGTCCATCCTTTTAAACTGTTAATGGTTTCGATCATGGCCTGGGTCGTAGCGTTTGTGTTAATTCTTCTTTACCCAAAAGCCGGTCGAACGTGGTTGCGCGGACCATGGATACGTGCGCTATTTGGGGTGGTATTTTTAGCGGCAGCCTGGCTGGCTATCGTGCTGATTCGTAGCACCGACATACTGCAAAATCACTTCTATGGTGGTTGGTTACTGCTGTTGATGTTTGTCGTTATCTGGGGCGCTGACGTCGGTGCATATTTCTTCGGCAAAACAATGGGAAGACATAAACTGGCGCCGGTTGTCAGCCCGAATAAAACCTGGGAAGGTGCCATTGGCGGTCTGGTAACCGCAACGGTTCTGTCAACAATTGCTGCCTTCTTTATAGGCTTATCCTTTTCGTTGAGTTGGTTCGTCCTATTGGCAGTTATTTTGGTGGTGGTCTCAGTAATTGGTGATCTGTTTGAAAGCATGCTCAAACGACAGGCAGGTATTAAAGACAGCAGTCAGATCTTACCGGGACACGGCGGCTTACTGGACAGACTCGATAGCACTTTATCGGTAGCACCATTCTTTATTGTTGCGTTACTTATTTTTCAACACGGCTTTAGCCTTAGTTTGTGA
- the frr gene encoding ribosome recycling factor, with protein MINDIQKDADQRMDKTIDSFKSDLAKVRTGRAHPSLLEHIMVPYYGVDTPINQVASISVQEGRTLLLQIFDKGAIEATEKAILKSDLGLTPSVAGQVLRITLPPLTEERRKEFIKVVKGEAENAKVAVRNIRRDANNSLKELEKEKEISEDELRRAEDLIQKLTDAKVARIDDILAEKEKELMEI; from the coding sequence GTGATTAACGACATTCAAAAAGACGCTGACCAGCGTATGGATAAGACCATTGACTCTTTTAAGAGTGACTTGGCAAAGGTTCGTACCGGTCGTGCCCACCCTAGTTTGCTTGAGCACATTATGGTGCCATATTATGGTGTTGATACACCGATCAATCAGGTCGCCAGCATCAGTGTGCAGGAAGGTCGTACTCTGTTATTGCAAATCTTTGATAAGGGTGCCATTGAAGCTACTGAAAAAGCGATTCTGAAATCAGATTTAGGCTTAACGCCAAGTGTAGCAGGGCAGGTACTTCGCATCACGCTTCCACCACTGACAGAAGAGCGTCGTAAAGAGTTTATTAAAGTGGTTAAAGGCGAAGCTGAAAACGCTAAAGTTGCTGTTCGCAATATTCGTCGTGATGCGAATAACTCATTGAAAGAATTAGAAAAAGAAAAGGAAATCTCTGAGGACGAATTGCGTCGTGCAGAGGACCTTATCCAGAAGTTGACAGACGCCAAGGTAGCGCGTATTGATGATATTTTGGCGGAGAAAGAAAAAGAATTGATGGAGATTTAA
- the ispC gene encoding 1-deoxy-D-xylulose-5-phosphate reductoisomerase, with the protein MMTVQRESICILGATGSIGTNTLDVIRRHPERYRVFALTANQNIDLLFKQCVEFEPEYAVLTSSEYAESLQVRLAEHNVSSKVLVGNEQLAWVAGHDSVDTVMAAIVGAAGLLPTLAAVKAAKKVLLANKEALVMSGAIFMQAVKESGATLLPIDSEHNAIFQCLPEHFVARGIQSCGIHNIVLTGSGGPFLTKPLAEFSVISPEEACAHPNWTMGRKISVDSATMMNKGLELIEACWLFDVQPQQIEVVLHPQSIIHSMVRYQDGSVLAQMGNPDMRTPIAHALAFPERISAGVEPLDFMQISQLTFEQPSYERYPCLKLAKEAMELGGNTPARLNAANEVAVAAFLDEKINFDQIAVVIQQTLTETAYAEVIDLESVLAADKQARERAQNIADGLGKN; encoded by the coding sequence ATTATGACTGTTCAACGTGAATCTATCTGCATACTTGGTGCGACTGGCTCCATTGGAACCAATACGCTCGATGTCATTAGACGCCATCCTGAGCGCTATCGGGTCTTTGCACTGACAGCAAATCAAAACATTGATTTGTTGTTTAAACAGTGTGTTGAGTTTGAGCCTGAGTATGCCGTGCTAACAAGTTCAGAGTATGCAGAGTCACTTCAAGTCAGGCTAGCCGAGCATAATGTTTCTAGCAAAGTTTTGGTCGGCAACGAGCAGCTTGCCTGGGTCGCAGGGCATGACAGCGTAGATACAGTAATGGCGGCAATCGTCGGTGCTGCAGGCCTGTTACCAACTTTGGCAGCGGTTAAAGCTGCTAAGAAAGTTTTATTGGCCAACAAAGAAGCACTGGTTATGTCCGGTGCTATTTTTATGCAGGCAGTAAAAGAGAGTGGGGCGACGTTATTGCCGATAGACAGTGAGCATAATGCGATATTTCAATGTCTACCGGAACATTTTGTTGCACGTGGTATCCAATCCTGCGGTATTCACAACATCGTTTTGACAGGCTCGGGTGGCCCGTTCTTAACGAAACCATTGGCTGAATTCTCTGTAATTAGTCCGGAAGAAGCCTGCGCGCATCCAAACTGGACTATGGGACGAAAAATCTCGGTGGATTCAGCCACCATGATGAATAAAGGGTTGGAATTAATAGAAGCCTGCTGGTTATTTGATGTCCAGCCTCAGCAGATAGAAGTGGTATTGCACCCGCAAAGTATTATTCATTCAATGGTTCGTTATCAGGATGGCTCTGTGTTAGCACAGATGGGCAATCCAGATATGCGTACGCCAATCGCCCATGCGCTGGCTTTCCCTGAAAGAATTAGCGCAGGTGTTGAGCCCCTTGATTTCATGCAGATAAGCCAGTTGACCTTTGAACAACCCAGTTATGAACGGTATCCCTGCTTGAAGCTAGCTAAAGAAGCTATGGAGCTTGGTGGCAATACTCCTGCTCGATTAAATGCAGCGAATGAGGTCGCGGTCGCCGCTTTTTTAGATGAAAAAATTAACTTTGACCAGATTGCGGTGGTCATTCAGCAGACATTAACAGAAACAGCGTATGCTGAAGTGATTGATTTAGAGTCAGTGCTGGCAGCAGATAAGCAGGCGAGAGAACGTGCACAGAATATTGCCGATGGGCTGGGTAAAAATTAA
- a CDS encoding DUF7010 family protein — protein MMTLTDAQQNMRRSYYGGAPGVVSSGLIWLIAGAVTVYSTPKYGIAALIIGGMFIFPLSILICKLFGASGKHDKNNPLGPLAMEGTFWMLLSIPIAFAASLYKVEWFFPAMLLVIGGRYLTFSTLYGMKVFWFLGGVLIAAAFGLYYLNPPVMFGAFAGGAIELVFGSLIFASYKQEFVTSSS, from the coding sequence ATGATGACGCTTACTGATGCACAACAAAACATGCGACGTTCATACTACGGCGGTGCGCCAGGTGTGGTGTCTTCTGGTTTGATTTGGCTAATAGCTGGAGCGGTCACAGTTTATAGCACACCTAAATACGGAATTGCTGCGTTGATTATTGGCGGCATGTTTATTTTCCCGCTCTCCATCCTGATTTGTAAGCTTTTCGGTGCTTCTGGCAAACACGATAAAAATAATCCCTTGGGACCATTAGCGATGGAAGGTACTTTCTGGATGTTACTGTCGATACCGATTGCGTTTGCGGCATCGTTATATAAAGTTGAGTGGTTCTTCCCTGCTATGTTGTTAGTCATTGGTGGCCGTTACTTGACCTTTTCTACGCTTTACGGCATGAAAGTCTTTTGGTTTCTAGGTGGCGTGTTAATTGCTGCAGCTTTCGGACTGTATTACCTCAACCCTCCTGTTATGTTCGGAGCATTTGCTGGCGGCGCAATTGAGCTTGTATTCGGTAGCCTTATTTTTGCATCCTACAAACAGGAATTTGTGACATCTTCAAGCTGA
- a CDS encoding AtpZ/AtpI family protein produces MDNKQPDQNDQKKEPQTYVGAFMAVGVGVGAALGVALDNIALGIPIGIAIGLVVGLAIDKKKKG; encoded by the coding sequence ATGGATAACAAACAACCAGATCAGAATGATCAAAAGAAAGAACCGCAAACTTACGTTGGTGCCTTTATGGCTGTTGGGGTCGGTGTTGGCGCAGCATTAGGTGTAGCCTTAGACAATATTGCACTTGGCATTCCGATTGGCATTGCAATTGGTCTTGTTGTTGGTCTTGCCATAGATAAGAAGAAAAAAGGTTAA
- a CDS encoding isoprenyl transferase, whose product MSDKQKATTDKLPQHIAIIMDGNGRWAQARGKKRVFGHKAGMERAREMAEACGELGVKYLTLFAFSSENWNRPPEEVSFLMDLFATSLKNESKKLNKNNVQLKVIGDKDGFDKGLQKAIDKAEALTADNDGLVLNIAANYGGRWDILQAVQKLLNSGQEVTEENLSKLLATGDAPEPDLLIRTGGEKRISNFLLWQAAYSELYFSDALWPDFDSEHLKLALADYAQRQRRFGKTGEQVTG is encoded by the coding sequence GTGTCAGATAAGCAAAAAGCTACAACCGATAAGCTTCCCCAGCATATTGCCATTATAATGGATGGTAATGGACGCTGGGCACAGGCACGTGGCAAAAAACGCGTATTTGGCCATAAAGCTGGCATGGAAAGGGCACGCGAAATGGCTGAAGCCTGTGGTGAGTTAGGGGTTAAGTACCTCACGCTATTTGCTTTTAGTAGTGAAAATTGGAACCGCCCACCTGAAGAAGTCAGTTTTCTGATGGATTTATTTGCAACCAGTCTTAAGAACGAATCAAAAAAACTGAATAAAAATAATGTCCAGCTGAAAGTTATTGGCGACAAGGACGGTTTTGATAAAGGGTTGCAGAAAGCGATTGATAAGGCCGAAGCTCTGACTGCTGACAATGACGGGTTGGTTCTTAATATTGCCGCGAACTATGGTGGTCGTTGGGATATATTGCAGGCTGTTCAGAAGCTATTGAACAGCGGTCAAGAGGTCACCGAAGAAAACTTGAGCAAGTTATTGGCGACAGGTGACGCCCCGGAACCTGATTTGCTTATAAGAACCGGTGGTGAAAAGCGAATCAGCAACTTTTTATTATGGCAGGCTGCCTATTCCGAGCTCTACTTCAGTGATGCTCTGTGGCCTGATTTTGATAGTGAACACTTAAAGTTAGCATTAGCTGACTATGCACAAAGACAAAGACGCTTTGGCAAAACCGGTGAACAGGTAACAGGGTAA
- the pyrH gene encoding UMP kinase encodes MTNPAYKRILLKLSGEALMGQEAFGIDPSILERMAKEIKGLSEQGIQVGVVLGGGNIYRGQKLSEAGMNRVTGDHMGMLATVMNSLALQDAFERVGQPAKVLSAMPIDGVCQGFSRRGAINALEKGRVVIFCAGTGNPFFTTDTAACLRGIEIDADLILKATKVDGVYSADPAKDKNAVRYEQLSYKEALDKELAVMDLTAFCLARDHNKNIRVFDMTKAGALEKAVFGHNEGTLIHP; translated from the coding sequence ATGACAAACCCGGCTTACAAACGAATCTTGTTAAAATTAAGTGGTGAAGCACTGATGGGGCAGGAGGCGTTTGGAATCGACCCTTCGATTCTGGAGCGTATGGCAAAAGAAATTAAAGGGTTGAGTGAGCAGGGTATCCAAGTTGGCGTAGTTCTGGGAGGCGGTAATATTTACCGTGGCCAGAAGCTATCCGAAGCTGGCATGAACCGTGTGACAGGTGATCACATGGGCATGCTGGCTACTGTAATGAATTCGCTGGCTCTGCAAGATGCTTTTGAGCGTGTTGGACAGCCAGCGAAAGTTTTATCGGCAATGCCTATCGATGGGGTTTGCCAAGGCTTTTCACGTCGCGGAGCTATCAATGCTCTTGAGAAAGGCCGTGTTGTCATCTTCTGTGCCGGTACAGGCAACCCATTCTTTACTACAGATACAGCTGCCTGTTTGCGCGGTATTGAGATTGATGCTGATTTAATCTTGAAAGCGACCAAGGTTGATGGAGTTTATTCCGCAGACCCAGCTAAAGATAAGAATGCTGTTCGATATGAACAGTTAAGCTATAAAGAAGCTCTTGATAAAGAGCTCGCTGTTATGGATTTAACCGCATTCTGTCTAGCTCGTGACCATAATAAAAATATTCGTGTATTTGATATGACTAAAGCCGGCGCTTTAGAAAAAGCAGTTTTTGGTCATAATGAAGGGACATTGATTCATCCCTGA
- the rpsB gene encoding 30S ribosomal protein S2, which yields MSKVSMRDMLQAGVHFGHKTRFWNPQMRPYIFGARNKIHIINLEETVPMFNDALNYLGKIASNKGKILFVGTKRAASDIVKEEATRCGQFFVDKRWLGGMLTNYKTIRGSINRLKDLEKQSEDGTFERLTKKEALMRRREMEKLEASIGGIKNMGGLPDVLFVIDADHENIAIAEANKMGIPVVSVVDTNSSPKGVDYIIPGNDDAIRAIRLYCAAVADAVLDGKQSSATTADQSDEFVEAEEA from the coding sequence ATGTCTAAAGTTAGTATGCGTGACATGCTACAGGCGGGCGTGCATTTTGGTCACAAAACCCGTTTCTGGAACCCTCAAATGCGTCCATATATCTTTGGTGCGCGTAACAAGATCCACATCATCAACCTTGAAGAAACAGTACCTATGTTCAACGATGCGTTGAATTACCTGGGTAAAATTGCTTCTAACAAAGGTAAAATTCTGTTTGTTGGCACTAAGCGTGCAGCTAGCGATATCGTAAAAGAAGAAGCGACTCGTTGTGGTCAGTTCTTCGTTGATAAGCGCTGGTTGGGCGGTATGTTGACTAACTACAAAACTATTCGTGGCTCTATTAACCGTTTGAAAGACTTAGAAAAACAGTCTGAAGACGGTACTTTCGAGCGTTTGACTAAGAAAGAAGCTTTGATGCGTCGTCGTGAGATGGAAAAATTAGAAGCTTCAATCGGTGGTATCAAGAACATGGGCGGTTTGCCTGACGTATTGTTCGTGATCGACGCTGACCACGAAAACATTGCTATCGCAGAAGCTAACAAAATGGGTATCCCAGTTGTTTCTGTTGTTGATACCAACTCAAGCCCTAAAGGCGTTGATTACATCATTCCTGGTAACGATGATGCGATTCGTGCCATTCGTCTATACTGCGCAGCGGTTGCTGATGCGGTTCTTGACGGCAAACAAAGCAGCGCGACTACTGCCGATCAAAGCGACGAGTTTGTTGAGGCTGAAGAAGCTTAA
- the tsf gene encoding translation elongation factor Ts, with amino-acid sequence MAITAALVKELRERTGAGMMECKKALVEADGDIELAIDNMRKSGQAKAAKKAGRIAAEGVIMAKSNGGVGVLVEINSETDFVARDENFLKFANAVTDLALEKGIGDIETLNSTAMESGETVEEARANLVAKIGENITVRRVTKVEGDNLGAYIHGGRIGVLVSVNGGDEDLAKDVAMHVAASNPQFNKADDVAPEVIEKEKEIIKAQPDMEGKPEEIVEKMMVGRIKKFVGEITLEGQNFVKDPSTTVGALVKSKGAEVVSFTRFEVGEGIEKKSEDFASEVAAQMGKK; translated from the coding sequence ATGGCTATTACTGCAGCATTAGTTAAAGAATTACGTGAGCGCACTGGCGCTGGCATGATGGAGTGTAAAAAAGCTCTAGTTGAAGCTGACGGCGACATCGAGTTAGCGATTGATAACATGCGTAAATCAGGTCAGGCGAAAGCGGCTAAAAAAGCAGGCCGTATCGCTGCTGAAGGCGTTATCATGGCGAAATCAAACGGCGGTGTTGGTGTGTTGGTTGAAATCAACTCAGAAACTGACTTCGTTGCTCGTGATGAAAACTTCTTGAAGTTTGCTAACGCGGTTACTGATTTAGCACTAGAAAAAGGTATCGGCGATATCGAGACTCTAAACAGCACTGCAATGGAATCAGGCGAAACTGTTGAAGAAGCTCGCGCTAACCTGGTTGCTAAAATTGGTGAAAACATCACTGTTCGTCGTGTAACTAAAGTTGAAGGCGACAACCTGGGTGCTTATATCCACGGTGGTCGTATCGGCGTATTGGTTTCTGTAAACGGTGGTGACGAAGACTTAGCTAAAGACGTGGCTATGCACGTTGCAGCAAGTAACCCTCAGTTCAACAAAGCTGATGACGTTGCTCCAGAAGTTATTGAAAAAGAGAAAGAAATCATCAAAGCTCAACCTGATATGGAAGGCAAACCTGAAGAGATCGTTGAGAAAATGATGGTTGGCCGTATCAAGAAATTCGTTGGTGAAATCACTCTTGAAGGTCAAAACTTCGTTAAAGATCCATCAACAACTGTTGGTGCTTTAGTAAAATCTAAAGGCGCTGAAGTTGTTTCATTCACTCGTTTCGAAGTGGGTGAAGGTATCGAGAAGAAATCAGAAGATTTTGCTTCTGAAGTTGCCGCTCAAATGGGCAAAAAGTAA
- a CDS encoding DUF3617 domain-containing protein: MKYKALLIGSLLLPALALAKGLEVEPGLWETTMTRTDPFSGQETTDTQKECIKERYFDPEELTKDMQGCQLTENALSGNKLTFGMRCEDAGMTSSIDGEYEVNGDKGNGKMELALSGMGQEMTMSMHWKSKRLGDCPETE; the protein is encoded by the coding sequence ATGAAATACAAGGCACTTTTAATCGGCTCTTTGCTTCTTCCTGCCCTAGCTCTTGCAAAAGGTTTGGAAGTAGAACCAGGATTGTGGGAAACCACTATGACTCGAACTGACCCATTCAGTGGTCAGGAAACCACTGACACTCAAAAAGAATGCATCAAGGAAAGGTATTTTGACCCTGAGGAGCTGACTAAGGACATGCAAGGCTGCCAGTTGACTGAAAATGCATTAAGTGGCAACAAACTCACATTTGGTATGCGCTGTGAGGATGCTGGCATGACTTCTTCTATAGACGGTGAATATGAAGTTAATGGCGACAAAGGTAACGGTAAAATGGAACTGGCACTAAGTGGAATGGGGCAGGAAATGACAATGAGCATGCATTGGAAGTCAAAACGTCTAGGCGACTGCCCTGAAACTGAGTAA
- a CDS encoding DUF1428 domain-containing protein: MYVDGFVAAVPEANRLAYKEHAEYAGNIFKEYGALKIVECWADDVPEGKITSFPMAVKCKDDERVIFSWVTWPSKEVRDKGWEAIMKDPRLDPEKSPMPFDGKRMIYGGFDVLLEL; encoded by the coding sequence ATGTACGTAGATGGATTTGTAGCAGCAGTACCGGAGGCCAATCGACTGGCCTACAAGGAGCATGCTGAATACGCAGGTAACATTTTTAAAGAATATGGCGCGTTGAAAATTGTTGAGTGTTGGGCGGATGATGTTCCTGAAGGCAAAATCACTTCGTTTCCAATGGCGGTCAAATGCAAGGATGATGAAAGAGTTATTTTTTCTTGGGTTACCTGGCCTTCGAAAGAAGTTCGAGATAAAGGCTGGGAAGCTATAATGAAAGACCCGCGCCTCGACCCTGAAAAAAGCCCAATGCCATTTGATGGCAAAAGAATGATCTACGGTGGGTTTGATGTATTGCTGGAGCTGTAG